CGCGACGACTGGCGGAGACACATGATGTATGACCTCGACCGGTCAATCATGCGCATTCGCTCATTGCTTCCCGATGATGACCCTGCGGTGACAAGCCTGACCGCGCATTATCACAACATGATCCGGCAATGGGCCGAGGTCTGAGGTGAACGCGATCCCGGCAGGCATCGTCAGCCTGCAAGACTATATTGACGCGGCCGAGAGACGGCTTTCTCCCGAAATCTGGGCCTATATTGCCGGCAGCGCAGCCGACGGGCGCAGCCGCGCGGCAAACCGTGCGGCCTTTGATCGTCATCGCCTGCGTCCGCGTGTCCTGCGCGACCTGAAAGGCGGACACAGCAGGCTGACCCTTCTGGGAGAGGAGATCGCGCATCCCATCCTGGTGGCGCCGATGGCCTATCACCGGCTTGCCCATCCCGATGGCGAACATGCCACGCTGCTGGGGGCTGCCGCGCGCAAGGCGATCTCGGTCGTATCTTCCCAGGCATCGACGGATATGACCGAACTGGCCGCGCGGGCCCAGGGGCCTCTCTGGTTTCAGCTCTATTTCCAATACCATCGTGATGACACCCTGCAACTTGTGCGGCGCGCGGAGGATGCCGGTTACAAGGCTTTGGTCGTGACCGTGGATGCACCGGTGAACGGCATCCGCAATCAGGAACAGCGCGCGGGATTTTCCCTGCCGCAAGGGATCCATGCGGTAAACCTCGCCGGATTTGCCACGCCCCGATTGCATCTTCCCGAAGGTGGCAGCCAGGTGTTCGACGGGCTGATGCAATGCGCCCCCACATGGGCCGATATCGCCTGGCTGCGCAATCAGACGGAATTGCCCATCCTGCTCAAGGGCATCCTTGATCCAGAGGATGCCGAGCTGGCGCTTGAACATGGCGCAAGCGGTGTCATTCTCTCCAACCATGGCGGACGCGTGCTGGATGCGGGTCTCTCGGCGCTGGACGCCCTGCCGCAGGTGCGTGCCCGCCTGGGGGCAAGGGCACTGGTGCTGATGGATGGCGGCATCCGCCGGGGAACCGATGTGCTGATCGCTTGCGCCC
This is a stretch of genomic DNA from Paracoccus seriniphilus. It encodes these proteins:
- a CDS encoding alpha-hydroxy acid oxidase, with product MNAIPAGIVSLQDYIDAAERRLSPEIWAYIAGSAADGRSRAANRAAFDRHRLRPRVLRDLKGGHSRLTLLGEEIAHPILVAPMAYHRLAHPDGEHATLLGAAARKAISVVSSQASTDMTELAARAQGPLWFQLYFQYHRDDTLQLVRRAEDAGYKALVVTVDAPVNGIRNQEQRAGFSLPQGIHAVNLAGFATPRLHLPEGGSQVFDGLMQCAPTWADIAWLRNQTELPILLKGILDPEDAELALEHGASGVILSNHGGRVLDAGLSALDALPQVRARLGARALVLMDGGIRRGTDVLIACALGADAVLVGLPILSALAVAGAVGVAHALDILRTEFEVAMALTGCKTLRDITSDTLWHSPPRQS